CGGTCAAAGAGAAGACGGAGAACATGTAAATCCTACGAGGTGCCCAGCCAGTTTCTCCATGGTCCCCGAGAAGAGGAGCAAAGGATCAAAGGGCCTCTTTTCTCCATCCTCTGATGATAttttctccagaactttttccacACTTTACTCCTAAAATTACCAACATCCACAAAACCAAATCTGAAAGGCTGCTGACAACACCGTTCCACGTGTCGCTAAGAGcctttcaggtaaaaaaaaaaaacagacagcgTATTCCCGGGAAAGACGGGCATCCCGGAAACTGGCCGTGTGCTCCCACCTAGGACCTTCTCATCTGCTCAGAAGGTGTGTGAGAGACACTCCCacaccacccccagccctcctTCACTCACCCTGCAAGTGGCTTCACTAAGAGTTTCCCTCTGACACtgtaaaaggcatttaaaaatccatgttggaaagatgttaaaaaaaaaaaaatttgaaaagcagtAAAATAGAGTTAAGTTCTCATAGTTAAGGCAGAAATTGTTTCTGAGTCTTGGAGGGTATGTTGCACTGTGTCCCCACAGCTCATATGCTAGAACTCAACAATGACATTTTGTGTCTGCATGGACTCTAAGAAGCTCTAATGAGTATATGCTAAATCCTTGTCCACTTTCTCACTCCTAAACACCCCCAAAATTTCTTTGACCATGAAAAATAATTAGCCgataatttaataaatggaatTGTTCTCATTAGAGATACAGTACCTGTTCATGACCTCCAAAAACATCCCCGAATTAAGACGCAACAACGAAGAGACCCCTCTAAAATCAGCCAAGAGTATTTTGGTTCATACAAAAgtcataaataagaaaactgaagtcaaaAAGCAAGAAGCACAATAAGCTATCACTGAAATCTGAAGAGCAGAAGCAGCCCGCTGGCCAGGTGGATGACAAAAGCCCCAAAACTCTACAGTATGTAAAATCAAACTGGATAAATAACTTTTCTTAGTGTGCACCATTTATGGGAGAATCAAGACTCCCACGGGCCTACTCTGAAAAGCAACGTCCATCCCTGAGTCCCAGCACACTGAGTAGATCTACTCCTGCTACGTATctgattttatttcagaattttaagtcTGAGACGCCAAGAAAGTTCTACCCAGggaccaatatatatatataaaaggaaacacCTCTGAGCAAGGACTGTTTCCAATCACcttctaaataaaaaaagagataagtCGGGCTGCACAGACACACCACAGCCCGTGGACGGCGGGTGTTCCAAGCGAAGCCCCCCTGCAATTTAAGACAGACATCAACTGATAATCTAGCTGAGTCTGATTTTTATATTCCTTAAATTTTATTATGCCAGGAGCGAGGCCAACAAAAGATAAAGTAGAGCAAAAATGGAACAATTACCTCTGTAATGTCATCTGTGGGCTCCTTTTATGAGGAATCGCGTGCACAATTTTGATCTCCAAGTCATGGCACAATCATAAAACCAAACGAACTCCCCTCCCGACGCCCACACACCGGACCTACCTTGATAAAATGCAAACTTGGTTCATTACGGCCCTAATAGACTCATTACCTCCGCCACGCTCTCCCAGAGGCTGCCAATCAGCAGGTCCAAAAAAAGACACGATGGAGAAAGCGCCGACAGTGATATACCCTTTGGCCCCCTTCAGGCCCTCTCTTCACAGAATCGGTCTGCTCcgaaagagagaggagaagacaTGGACAGGCCCTCGGAGGAGAGGAGAGCTTTCCCAAGGCTTGCGATTTGCTGACATGTGGGGAGTTATAATGTTGGGAAAACAGCCCTGATGACAGGACCGCCACCCCACACCGCTCCTAGGATGTCCAGAGCAATCTCGGGGATAATGAGAAACCTCGCGTGTGAAGGGAGAGGGCCCTGCCTGACGCACTGAGCCGCCAGGCACATGAAAGACACAATATCAACTCGAGTTAACCGTGGGATCCGTTCCAGAAGACTTAATTATCTTTTGTATAACCACATTCCTCTTACTCAGCAGCCTCTTCTGTCTTGAACTCAAGTCCAATTCCGACACTTGTTTGGAGCAAATTTAGGGAAAACGCCAAACTAACCAGATCACAGAGAACTTAATGAGGAACAACAGCTATATAACCCGAAATCCCCGAGGCTGGAAAATATTTGGGGTGTCTGCTAACTTTCGGGAACGTGCTGGACAGCTGTGTCCAGTTTCGAAACAcgcacacccccacccccagcaccctaGTGTGTGCCCTCATCGGTTCTCTGAATGTGTCATCCCACCTCACTAGTCATATTTCTTGGATGACGTGTCACGAACAATAAAGGTCGCCTCCAGTTCTTAACGTCTGGACATTCACAAATCAGTTTTCTCCACTCCAGCCTTAAACGCTTATTTGTTTTGGATGATCAGAAGATAAATTTTTCCTAAGGGTGTTATAGTGTATGAggcaaatatttaagaaaacatcCTGAGGTCTTCAAATGAATGGCCGTGGGCCTAAGATGCCACTgtcaattccattttttttaattagacaaaTTTGGTGCTTGACATCGAGAAGGTGTAACACCCAGTTGATAGAgtagaattttcactttttaactgGCTGCCTGACGCCATGAATAGGCAGCTAATAATTCAAATGCAAACCTACCCCCAAACCAGCAACGCACGCACAAATGACTAAAATGAATATGATAAACTCTCCTTGTTGATATGACGTTTATGACCTTCACTGAAGACTGCCCATAAGCAATGtggttttttcattttcatgtgcagaaagagcatttgaatTTCATGCATTTGGGGACACAAGGGCACTTCCTGAATGTTCATTTTTTTGATTAAGTGTTCCACAATCCACCATCGTCATTGCCCTACCTCTTGAACTTCCCTGGCATTTTCCCCTCCATCTGCCTTGGCAGGgcctcaaattaaaaaacaaacaaacaacaacaaaaaaaacagacaaacaaaaaaaacaatccaacacacacacaaaaaaaaaagccaaataatttttacaaatgtgCTTGTTAAAGAGTGCAAGAGCTCTGCGTGACTGTTTCACGACTATTGTCTAGAACTGGACTGGTCCCTCTAGAGGAGAAAACCTGGTCATTCTGGATAGCTTTTATCCAGGACCTCGTCCTACACTCTCAGTAGAAGAGGCTTTCAAGAAATACTTGAAAAGCAGGAGAATGTTGATGCAAAAAGTCTGGACTGTACGTCCCCTGAAGGCAGGCGGAGACTTTTCCTCGCTAGCCTCTGGTCACCCAGCCTGTGACCTGCACTTAGCTTGAGAAAAGCTTGAGAAAGCTTGCTGATAAGGGAGTTTGTCTTGAGCGTAATCttaacacaaagaaacaaacaaacctctcctttttttcctacagCAATACCATGCCAACTAATACCATTATGATCGAATAAATTAAAACCCCGTTTTATTGTAAAAAGAATGAGATTGGGACGGGGGGAtagagaagaggggaagaaaagaataaaattaatctgaaaaaaacaacaactgacaGGCTGGGCACGGACGAGAGACGATAGTGTGCCACGAGCTAAGCGTCCAAGCAACTCCTGGTGGACATGTGTTtccaaaatatatgttgaaattaaaatgaaaaaccctCACTGTCCCATCCCCACCTCTCTGAGAAATGCTGCTCACACTCCTCTGTAAAATCGTCCTGGTTCTGGCCAACAGCTGGCAAATTGATCCCTGCAATTTTCCCTCTGCAGAAAGAGCTTTGCAGAAAGAGGGGAGAAGTGACTCTAAGCAGCCCAAACCGCCAAAGCTGGAGGGGCTGACATGGAAGGGACCTTGTGTTAAGGACCTTACGACAACTGTTTCTTCTCCTCTTGACACAGCCTGATTTCCTTAAAGAAGATTTGACCGGCCAGACAGCTGTGTTGACCCTTAAGCCTTCTTTGattcgtgatttttttttttttttttttaacaaacagaaTAGAAATTCAGAACCCAAATCCTTTCCTAAGCTCCACTACTTTGGAGTTCGCTAGTGTCAAGCCGGGAGGATGTGGACATTTCAGTTATCTATAAGCAGAAAGGTAAAGACTGGGTCTACACAATCCCAAAACCTTCAGCGGAAAAgcaagaggggggaaaaaaagcaagtaaTCAACCAGAAACTTTATCCAAAGGTGAGACTTGAAGTTGCGTGGGCAAAAATCTACTGAATGAGCTAAACACTGCAACTTTCATTCAGACACTATAGCAATAAATAGACAATCAAGAACAGATACAggcctctttaaaaaaaaaatgttagccatAATTACCCCTTTGGGAAATGATCATGCGTTttcacttctttatatttttcctgtaTCGTACAACTCATCCAAAAtcaaacatgtatttttattttgtgctggAAAATGTAAAGTTATCTTTTCAAAGCATATAGAAAATGCCCAGTGCTCTCTCCACATGGGGGTAAATTCAAGTATATTATCGTGAAAGAGCACTGAGTAGCATTAAGAATATTTTGTGTGTGGTTACTAGAGCTAAAAGCTTTGTCAGTGTTTAGTAAACCTGACAGCCCAGGCAGGGCGTAAAAGAAGATctttctgtgctttctctgtGCTTTTTGTTACATGGAGACTTCTGCACACCCccttttattgtgtgtttttcataACATGATGAAAACGGCTTTTCGTGCACAGTAACCGCCACACCCTTGATTATCCTCACAGACTGCTGTCCCTTTCATCCACCAGTGACAAATGCGGAATTCTCCTGCGCTCCGGCGCCCACTCAGCCACACGGACCAGTCCTGATGTACAAAAGCAGAGGCCTGGGTCTCCGCCGCTATTCTTTCCTTCAGTACCCTGCAAGTCTCTGCGAAGTCAGTGTCCCCTCTAATTGGCCATTTGGACAAGGACAGCGGTTCTCCCCTGAGCTCCTCTGAGGAACTGCGGGCCTGCCTGGCAAGAACCAGGAAATCCTTCTAACCCACGCCCCGGCCTCACCCAGGCTTTAGGCATTACAGAAATCTAGACTCGAGTAATCCACTTTCTGGAATACCTGCCGCCTAATTCTCCTCGAAACACACCCACGTCCACGTTCACGCGGACGGGGGAGCTGCCCCTGCGACGCGGCAGAACAACACAGGGAGGAGGAAGTAGGGAGGAGGCTCAACGCTGCGGGGCAGGCCCCAACCGCCGGCACATCAGCCCTGCGCCTGAGGGTTTGGAGAAaccgggagggagggaagaacgGAGGAGAACGCGGCGAGAGAAAAGGCAAACGGGGGTGTCCGCCCGAGCTCAGAGGGGCAGCAGCGCCATTTCTGAGCCTGATCTGTCGGGACCCCAGGGGACAAAGCCAAGCGGGGGAAAACGGGCACGCAGGGACCAAAGCCGTGGGATCCACTCGGCCTCACCGCTGGGCAACAGCGCGTGGGGGGCACAGACAGGTGGGTAGGCGAGTGGGAACCAGCGAAGAGACGGGCCACAGGCAGCCCGCAGGGCACCCCCAGAGGGGGGGGAATGGGTCAAGCTTGATGGGGCCCACAGAGGAGCGTCCTCCTGGAATGGCCAAGTCGGGGGTAGAGGCCTCAGGGATCGAAAACTAGGGGAGTCGACCACAGAGGGGAGCCCTCGTGCGTCTGCGGGGCAGACCGTGGTCACCACACAGTTCTCTGCCCCGGGGGTCTGGGGTGTACAGGATATGCGGAAAGGGCGCCAGGCGGATGCCTCCGGAGCCTTCCAGAAGCGGACGCTGGTGAGGGAGGACAAAACCTCCGGGCGCCTTGGACGCCTGCGAGCGGGGCGCGGGGCCGTCGCGGACACTTACTTCTCGTAGTCATACTTGCAGTAGAGCTTCTTGTCCCGGTAGAAGCACGTGGTCTCCAGGGGCTCTTTGCAGGAGGCGCACTGCACGCAGTGCTCGTGCCAAAAGCTGTCGTTGAGCCGCAGCAGAAACCTGTCCGAGATGACCCGTTGACAGCCCTCGCAGACAGACTTAGGGCTCACGGCTCTGCCTACAGCAGCAACAGACATTCGCTGGTGAGCCGCGCCGCTCAGGTATCCCCCGCCACCCGGCCGGACCCGCTCGAGATCACTCACGGCCGTGGATGTCCCCGCGCCCCCACCGGGGGAAGCCCCTTGCTCACCAACCCAGATTAgatttggagagaaaaatcaaaccaaGTGGCGCTGCTGATTAACAGGGAAGGTTTAAATTCTACCAGGGAATGGAGAGGAAATCCGTAAGTGGCCTTTAATTATCAGCCCGACTGGGCTTTGAGCGCAAACGTGCGCACATCCAGTAAAATCAGACTACAAATAAATCTGTGCTGCAGTTTTCTCACGTAATCAAGAAATCACTCACTGGGCTTGTCTCTACTGGCTATTCTAAAAACTGAGTGTGTAAAAAGaatttggttttgtcttttgctaaaatgcaattgttttgttttttgtttctttcttttttgagggaaaacttttctttttttcctaaaaagtcCCATGCGTACAGATAAATACCGTCTCACCCCAGGCAAACTCAGTACCGTTCAAACCAATGAACCCCAAACTGCTGCAGCTTGGCTAGTTTGCACATTGCAGACGGGTTTTTCATAATTAAGAAGCATCAAAATAAAAGTGACGGGGGAGGGAAAAAACAGTCAAGAAACGGGCGCCGAGATACTGCCGAGGGTCGGGCCGGGACTCAGGGAAGCCTGCCGGCTCCACGGCGAGGGAAAGCTACGCAGACCCCAAACCCACTCAGCGCCAGCAGGGTGCTCCTCTCTGCCCTGCCCCTTGGGCTCCTGTTTTGTTCCTTTAGTTTGGGGGGGGGTGCTTTTGGGGGGGATGGAAGGACGCTTGACCGCCTTTGTTGGCACATTTCACAGCTATTTAAAGAAGGCCTTGTCCCCCGGTAACAATACCCTTGCGCGTGGTGTCCCAAAGGGCCTGACCCTTCCCCATTTCCCTTCTACAGCCCTGTCGCTTTCCCCTCGGGGGACCTGACCACCGGCTAGTGTGCGGGGCCAGTCGCCTTGGAGCAGCGGCAGGGAGGGCCTGGATGAATGGCTCTCAAGGTGAACATTCTGTACTCTTTCTGCCCGGTCTCGTGGTCTAGATGTGCCCGGAGCAGCGCGGGGCAACCACGCCGCTCCTCCAAGCGGAGGCGCGCGCCCCGCTCCTGGGCGCTGCCATCCCGGACCCCGAGCTCCTCCGAGGTCGCCGGGAGTCGGGAAGTTTGCGAAAGGGCGGCTGGAAGAGGGGAACGCAGTAAGCGCGATTTTGTTTTATCTGGGGAGTTGCGGAGGCCTCTCGATAAGGTTTCTCCAGCCGAACTGTTTCCTCTCTGCCTTCACTTCGCTCTAGCGGTTCCCAGTGTCGGAGAGAGGCAAGTGGTTTAAAGGACAAAACGAAAATGCCTCTGCTAAAATAATCCGAACACCCGCTCCTCAaacttgaaaggcaccagggtgGGGTGGAGCGGAGCGGGGTGCGGTCCGGCCTCAGATCCGGAGCCCCGCGTGCGGACACTCTATCCAGGCCGTGGGCGCGCCGCTCCTCCACGGTcgctgggaagggggtggggaacagGGGGACCGCGGGCCGGAGCTCCGGTTCCAGTTAATTAAAGCCGAGGCCGGGGCCCACAGCGCGCGAGCTAATCCCCGCGCGGCGCTGCCCACCTGCAGGGAAAAGTCCCGCGGCCGGACCAAAGCCGAGACCGGGGCTGAAGTCGGTGGGCGCTCCGAGCCTCGGCCTCGGCCGCTCGCCCCCAGACCGCCGAGAAGAGGACGGTATTTATGAGATGTCGATCAGCTTCCTGATTAAAAACCAGCCCCGGGTGTTTTTAATCACTTGCCACTCAGACGCCTGCGAGCAAGCTCGCCCGGCCCGCGCGACTTTGGGGAATTCGGTGCCCTGCGCGGGAGGCCGGGGGCAGCTGATCGGTctgaggcaggaaggaccctAGGGACTGCGGGACAGACGGGGAGTGGACTCAGCTGAGTGCAGGAAAAGGGGCGTCAGCTCCCCTGTTGCCCACCGGGTCCTAGCGAACTGGGCTCCAGAGCTGGTCTGGCGGAGAGCGGGTTGAAGTCGGGTCGCGTGGCCTGAGCACTCACCCagcaaggaagagaaggaggccGAGGTCTCGATGGCGCTTTGGAAGTTCTCCTCCATCTTCAGGCCGTCCAGCATGTTCCGGCCGGGCCGCGAGGACCTACAGAGGAGAGGAAGCGATGCTTCTGGCGTCCGTGCCCTGGGGGACGCGGCCGCCGCGCTCCTGGGACAGGCCGGAGGGAGTGTCCAGAGTGACCCAAATGAGCCGGAGGGTACAGGCCAGCCAAGAGGAGcgtggggtgggagcagaggcTGGTCAGCGAGCTGCTCCGACTGATCTGACTTCACTCGAAGTCAACGCGTTATGTACTTAGGCCTCCGCCCCCCACCTGCGtttctccttccctgccccccacGTCCCCACCCTGTCCCAGCCCGGGGTTCCCATCCCGGCCCGACTCCGCCCAGCCTCTACTGCTGTGGGCCCTAGGGACGTCTCCGCGGTACCCCGCTCCCGGGGTGGGATGGGTGAAAAGCGTGGTGCCCGCTTCGCGGCCGGGCCCGAGCACGCGGGGCCACGAGCTCCACAGCCTGCGCCCGGACAGCCCCGTGCGCCCCTCACCTGCCCGGGTCAGGGGGGCAGAGCAAGCGGCCGGGACTCTGGGCGCGCGGGGCGTCCTCCCTCCGCCGGCCGGTGCCGGGAACGTCTGCAGGAGCGGAGGAGTCGTCTCGGGGCGGAGCCGCGCCGGCCCTCTGCACTCTTGGCTGCATTTCAAATCAACTTTCAGAAACGCGCCCGCCCGAGCCGGAGCCCCGCAGGGGCAGCCTCCCTTACCTGACAGGCGAGCTCGCTCCGCGGCTGGAGCCGGACGAAGCTGCGGCCCGGGAGGCGGAGGCCCTCGAGGCTGCAGGAAGCGGCCGCCCGGCCCCGGCGCGCACGGGAGGGAGCCCGCTCCTCGGCGCGCGGGCCGGGCTGGGACGTGGCCGCCGGCGCCGGCCTTCTCGGGACGTCCTGCCCGCCGGCTCGCTCCTCGGGGGGGAAGGAATGGCCGCTGCTTCTCCGAGACGCGGAGGGAAGACGGCAGCCCAGGGTCCTGGGTGCGAGTCGGGCCCTGTCAGCCGGGGCGGATCCGGCTGCTCCGCCCGAGCCGCGGCTGCGTGCGCGgcggagggaggggtggggagcgcggggagggggctggagcGCGTCCCGCCGAGGGGCCGCCGCGCTCCCGTTCCGAGCCGGCTGCGCGGCCACCGCCGGGCGCGCCCCTCCGCCGCGGCGACTTCCCGGGCGCGCCAAGTTTCCTCCCTCCACGTGGAGCCGCCAGCTCCCGGCGCGCGGGCCTTCGCGGAGCTCTCAGCGCCGCCGGTGCCCCGGCCACCCTCCGACTGCTGCAAGTGAGAAAGCTCGCAGCCCTCACCCGGGCCGCGCGCGGGGCGCCCCCAGAAGCTACCTGCCGCGTGTGGTTGTGGCCCCTGCAGCTCCGAACTCCTCACACCCCGTCTTCGTCACCCGCAGGCTCCCTCGAGTTCCCAAGTTGGGCTCGGAACCTTTTCAGATGGAAACCCGCTCACCGATGGGGTGGGCAGATGCCATAGGACCCCCCGCCGAAGCTTGAATCAGGCTCCTGGTAGAGACTAGGTGGGATCTGACCCCAGACAGAGGAACCAGCGGTGACACGGAGCAGGAAGTCAGCT
This DNA window, taken from Rhinolophus ferrumequinum isolate MPI-CBG mRhiFer1 chromosome 22, mRhiFer1_v1.p, whole genome shotgun sequence, encodes the following:
- the LOC117014592 gene encoding skin secretory protein xP2-like; translated protein: MFRPGREDLQRRGSDASGVRALGDAAAALLGQAGGSVQSDPNEPEGTSPRYPAPGVGWVKSVVPASRPGPSTRGHELHSLRPDSPVRPSPARVRGAEQAAGTLGARGVLPPPAETRPPEPEPRRGSLPYLTGELAPRLEPDEAAAREAEALEAAGSGRPAPARTGGSPLLGARAGLGRGRRRRPSRDVLPAGSLLGGEGMAAASPRRGGKTAAQGPGCESGPVSRGGSGCSARAAAACAAEGGVGSAGRGLERVPPRGRRAPVPSRLRGHRRARPSAAATSRARQVSSLHVEPPAPGARAFAELSAPPVPRPPSDCCK